In Thermocrinis minervae, a single genomic region encodes these proteins:
- a CDS encoding type IV pilin protein, protein MRNLYEATSRAARLNSSKGFTLIELLVVIAIIAILASLAIPQYLAYQRKARVSSYAEPIARGCMLDIVAFCQENPGQPIQPANLANCRTAAVQTAGGQVNLQPNGQLANGACGQDGTPPALQAANFPQRLADATADNTVTATLANVQDFAVACAFVGGQGGQGGQGGQGGSVRCSVISGQ, encoded by the coding sequence ATGAGGAACCTTTACGAAGCTACAAGCAGAGCCGCAAGGCTAAACAGCTCAAAGGGTTTCACACTCATTGAGCTGCTCGTAGTCATAGCCATCATAGCCATACTGGCATCCTTGGCCATACCCCAGTACCTGGCATACCAAAGGAAAGCAAGGGTATCCTCCTACGCAGAACCCATAGCAAGGGGTTGTATGTTGGACATAGTAGCCTTCTGCCAGGAAAACCCAGGCCAGCCCATACAACCTGCTAACCTAGCAAACTGTCGTACTGCAGCAGTACAAACTGCAGGTGGTCAGGTGAACCTTCAACCTAACGGCCAGCTTGCCAACGGTGCCTGCGGGCAAGATGGAACACCACCAGCACTGCAGGCTGCAAACTTCCCACAAAGACTTGCTGATGCAACAGCTGATAACACAGTAACGGCCACACTAGCAAATGTACAAGACTTTGCTGTTGCATGTGCTTTTGTAGGCGGTCAAGGTGGTCAAGGCGGTCAAGGTGGTCAAGGCGGTTCTGTAAGGTGTAGCGTAATATCTGGACAGTAA
- a CDS encoding PP2C family protein-serine/threonine phosphatase — MRVLACGITHIGNVRAFNEDAFLLSDVIIQRDLMEKPICIERKGNYFVFAVADGMGGHPEGEKASLIVLEELKRCSPSDEEEINKCLHAARDKLEEYALENPHALGLGCAVAGLVISSKGLYAFNVGDCRVYGIKDGKLFLLTQDHRIAYYLTSALVGDPNYREFEVFIKRAEGFEGFLICSDGLWEYIEDETDKDLQTLLSIALDRGGADNLTAVKVSIMEV, encoded by the coding sequence ATGAGAGTTTTAGCTTGCGGAATTACGCACATAGGTAACGTTAGAGCTTTCAACGAGGATGCCTTTTTGCTAAGCGATGTGATAATCCAAAGGGATTTAATGGAAAAGCCCATCTGCATAGAGAGAAAAGGTAACTACTTTGTGTTTGCAGTGGCCGATGGAATGGGAGGGCATCCAGAGGGAGAAAAAGCCAGCCTTATAGTGCTGGAAGAGCTAAAAAGGTGCTCACCATCCGACGAGGAAGAAATAAACAAATGTTTACATGCTGCAAGGGATAAACTGGAGGAATATGCCCTAGAGAATCCACACGCCCTTGGGCTTGGATGCGCCGTAGCGGGTTTGGTTATATCCAGTAAAGGCCTTTACGCTTTCAATGTAGGTGATTGTAGGGTTTATGGTATAAAGGATGGGAAGCTTTTCTTGCTGACACAGGACCATAGGATAGCCTATTACCTTACGTCAGCTCTCGTAGGTGATCCTAACTACAGGGAGTTTGAAGTGTTCATAAAGCGCGCAGAAGGTTTTGAAGGATTTTTGATATGCTCGGACGGTCTTTGGGAGTACATAGAGGATGAAACAGACAAGGACCTTCAAACCCTCCTTAGTATAGCCTTAGATAGAGGTGGTGCCGATAACCTGACAGCCGTGAAGGTGAGCATAATGGAAGTTTAA
- a CDS encoding PSP1 domain-containing protein, with translation MHVKARFLDTRKILEVENAQDVKKGDLVVVLSDRGQELIQILGVSKEESQLKALFLRKADEEDLRIAKENEKLAEDALVVCKEKVQELGLDMKPIKTYIPLDRSKYFFYYLSEKKVDFRELVRALARVFKKRIEMRQVGVRDAIQMMGWIGPCGEMACCYRFIENFESISLRDIEEQNLPLSPTKFTGLCGRLMCCLAFERENYLVKNILPEVGSEICLNGKVYKILHIDPPHGKSILELDGKRIEIPLESLLPNDYKVAIENCKRCSSCCRRNLKEDEVAL, from the coding sequence ATGCATGTAAAAGCTCGTTTTTTAGATACGCGGAAGATACTAGAGGTTGAGAATGCACAGGACGTGAAGAAAGGGGACCTAGTGGTGGTCCTTTCAGATAGAGGGCAGGAACTCATACAGATCCTTGGTGTTTCTAAGGAAGAGTCACAGCTTAAAGCTCTTTTCCTTAGGAAGGCAGACGAAGAAGACTTAAGGATAGCCAAGGAAAACGAGAAGCTTGCCGAGGATGCCCTTGTTGTGTGCAAGGAAAAGGTCCAAGAGCTTGGCCTTGACATGAAGCCTATAAAGACTTACATACCCTTAGATAGAAGCAAGTACTTCTTCTACTACCTGTCTGAAAAAAAGGTAGACTTTAGGGAGCTTGTTAGGGCATTGGCCCGTGTATTCAAGAAAAGAATAGAGATGAGGCAGGTGGGTGTAAGGGATGCTATCCAGATGATGGGATGGATAGGTCCATGTGGTGAAATGGCATGCTGCTACAGGTTTATAGAGAACTTTGAATCCATATCCCTAAGGGACATAGAGGAGCAAAACTTACCGCTGTCTCCTACAAAGTTTACAGGTCTGTGCGGTAGGCTTATGTGTTGCCTAGCCTTTGAAAGGGAAAACTACCTGGTGAAGAACATACTGCCAGAGGTAGGAAGTGAGATTTGTCTGAACGGTAAGGTTTATAAAATCCTCCACATAGACCCTCCTCATGGTAAAAGTATCCTAGAACTTGATGGAAAGAGAATAGAGATTCCTTTGGAGAGCTTACTGCCCAACGATTACAAGGTAGCCATTGAAAACTGTAAGAGGTGTTCTTCCTGCTGCAGGAGAAACTTGAAGGAAGATGAAGTTGCTCTCTGA
- a CDS encoding RNA ligase partner protein, protein MLIFVLDTSIFTNPDIYSQFEKDQLGAIENFLSLAYHSDAKFYMPSSVYEEMRHMVDLGELSAKFELTVRIRSPRRFNLMVPAEFLYEFIEEIRYRINKGLRIAEEHTKEAGKLSEEETGKLINRLREKYREALRTGIIDSKEDLDVLLLAYELDGILVSGDEGLRKWADRVGIKLINPKNLRNILESLIKH, encoded by the coding sequence ATGTTGATATTCGTCCTTGACACAAGCATCTTCACAAACCCAGACATTTACTCTCAGTTTGAAAAGGATCAGTTAGGGGCCATAGAGAACTTCTTGTCCCTTGCATACCATTCGGATGCCAAGTTTTACATGCCTTCATCTGTCTACGAAGAAATGAGACATATGGTAGATCTCGGTGAGCTCAGTGCCAAGTTTGAGCTTACAGTACGCATAAGGTCTCCAAGAAGGTTCAACCTTATGGTTCCTGCCGAGTTTCTGTACGAGTTTATAGAGGAGATTCGCTACAGGATAAACAAGGGCCTTCGTATAGCAGAAGAACACACCAAGGAAGCTGGTAAGCTATCCGAAGAAGAGACGGGGAAGCTTATAAACAGACTAAGGGAAAAGTACAGAGAGGCTCTAAGGACTGGGATCATAGACAGCAAAGAAGACCTTGATGTACTTCTGTTAGCTTACGAGCTCGATGGCATCTTAGTGTCTGGTGATGAAGGTCTTAGAAAGTGGGCAGATAGAGTAGGGATCAAGCTCATAAACCCGAAGAACCTTAGGAATATACTGGAGAGCTTAATCAAACACTGA
- a CDS encoding MlaE family ABC transporter permease, which produces MLKIFEEVGKATLLTLWGIYFMFTKPPKLRHFIKQLAYLGAETVPVVIITSIFSGGVIALQTYSTFHRFNAEFLIGAVVAISMGRELGPVLSSLMVVARVGSAMTANIGTMRITEQIDALEVMGINSISYLVSPRIFAGVVGVPMLVVLSDLAGIFGGWFVAVKLFHVNEYLFWQKMVDLAELKDFIGGLYKAFFFGLLISSVSCYFGYYTEGGTEGVGRATTNSVVVSSMLILISDYFLTAIIW; this is translated from the coding sequence ATGTTAAAAATTTTTGAGGAGGTTGGTAAGGCCACTCTTTTGACCCTATGGGGTATCTACTTTATGTTCACAAAGCCTCCCAAGCTGAGACATTTTATAAAGCAGCTTGCCTATTTGGGGGCCGAAACGGTACCTGTGGTCATCATAACTTCCATATTCTCGGGGGGCGTTATAGCTCTCCAGACTTACAGCACTTTTCATAGGTTCAACGCCGAATTCTTGATAGGTGCTGTGGTAGCCATATCCATGGGTAGGGAACTCGGCCCTGTGCTTTCCTCCCTCATGGTGGTGGCAAGGGTAGGCTCGGCCATGACGGCCAACATAGGAACCATGAGGATAACGGAACAGATTGATGCCCTTGAAGTCATGGGCATAAACTCCATAAGCTATTTGGTAAGCCCTAGAATCTTTGCAGGCGTTGTAGGTGTACCCATGCTAGTCGTTCTCTCGGATCTAGCTGGTATATTTGGAGGATGGTTCGTGGCTGTAAAGCTTTTCCACGTAAACGAGTACCTCTTTTGGCAGAAGATGGTAGATCTCGCAGAACTAAAAGATTTTATAGGTGGCCTTTACAAAGCTTTCTTCTTTGGCCTGCTCATATCCTCCGTGAGCTGTTACTTTGGCTACTACACAGAAGGTGGAACAGAAGGCGTGGGGAGGGCTACTACAAACAGTGTGGTAGTCTCTTCTATGCTCATACTCATATCCGACTACTTCCTGACGGCTATAATATGGTGA
- a CDS encoding RNA ligase yields the protein MLDASLVKEALKKSKVKSEQFKDLEYLRFTDDYKNIPRGTVIFQEFTIFGYPHIGRIFQLSTGLREQFTEPFWVEEKVDGYNLRIFYHKGEVYALTRSGLICAFSTDRVLDFIDKRFFEDNPDLVLCAEMAGPENPYVEESPPYVKEDVRLFVFDIMRKNESTFLPQREKLELIEKYSLPSVEVFGRFTVDQVEKIKDLLRKLDQECREGVVFKEDSERNKRVKYITRYANLNDIRITSLNIMGLPADYYTNRLLRLALFIEEEGLEKDDSLYTELGKAFLEGIFQACKLSREEGKVYRTFRCRFHSKENLLIFLEQIKHSSAHIQIIERGIRQEGNMYVLEFDKVFLNMTGLLGHVLRGGSVFD from the coding sequence ATGTTAGATGCTTCTTTGGTAAAAGAGGCCCTAAAGAAAAGCAAGGTCAAATCTGAACAGTTCAAAGACTTAGAATACCTTAGGTTTACCGATGACTACAAGAACATCCCACGGGGGACGGTTATCTTCCAGGAGTTTACCATATTTGGCTATCCTCACATAGGTAGGATATTCCAGCTTTCTACAGGCCTCAGAGAGCAGTTTACAGAGCCCTTCTGGGTTGAAGAAAAAGTAGACGGTTACAACCTTAGGATCTTTTACCACAAGGGAGAGGTATATGCCCTTACCAGGAGCGGTCTTATATGCGCCTTCAGCACGGACAGAGTCCTTGATTTCATAGACAAGAGGTTCTTTGAAGATAATCCAGACCTGGTGTTGTGTGCTGAGATGGCTGGCCCAGAAAACCCTTACGTGGAAGAAAGTCCTCCCTACGTGAAGGAAGATGTCAGACTTTTCGTCTTTGACATAATGAGGAAAAACGAGAGCACCTTTTTACCACAGAGAGAGAAATTGGAGCTTATAGAAAAATACTCGCTTCCTTCGGTGGAGGTCTTCGGAAGGTTTACCGTAGATCAGGTAGAGAAGATAAAGGACCTTCTAAGAAAATTAGACCAAGAGTGCAGGGAAGGTGTGGTTTTCAAGGAAGACTCGGAGAGGAACAAAAGGGTTAAGTACATAACCAGGTACGCAAACTTAAACGATATAAGGATAACATCCCTGAACATAATGGGCCTTCCAGCCGACTACTACACCAACAGGCTTTTAAGGCTTGCCCTCTTTATAGAAGAGGAAGGTCTAGAGAAAGATGATAGTCTCTACACAGAACTGGGAAAGGCTTTCCTTGAAGGTATCTTCCAAGCTTGCAAGCTATCAAGGGAAGAAGGAAAGGTCTACAGAACCTTCAGATGTAGGTTCCACAGCAAGGAAAACTTACTCATATTTTTAGAGCAGATAAAACACAGCTCGGCACACATACAGATAATAGAGAGAGGCATAAGGCAAGAAGGAAACATGTACGTGCTTGAGTTTGATAAGGTGTTCCTTAACATGACAGGCCTTCTGGGACACGTCCTTAGGGGCGGCTCAGTGTTTGATTAA
- the nth gene encoding endonuclease III, translated as MTKEELAKETIRRLEKVFPNKLELEFSNPFELLVAVVLAAQTTDKKVNEVTKEFFKRFKSPKDIVEADISEIESYIRSINYYRKKAVYLKKIAQILVEKYGGEVPRSIEELTKLPGIGRKSANIILYNAFGIQEGIAVDTHVARVAQRLGLTKEKDPEKIEQDLMRIVPKEEWGKFSNLVILLGRYVCTAQNPKHSKCPLVDICPSVSL; from the coding sequence ATGACCAAAGAAGAGCTAGCCAAAGAAACCATAAGAAGGCTTGAGAAGGTTTTTCCTAACAAGCTTGAGCTTGAGTTTTCCAATCCCTTTGAATTACTTGTAGCCGTAGTGTTGGCTGCCCAGACTACAGACAAGAAGGTGAACGAGGTCACTAAGGAATTTTTCAAAAGGTTTAAAAGCCCAAAGGACATAGTAGAAGCCGACATATCTGAAATAGAGAGCTACATAAGGAGCATAAACTACTACAGGAAGAAGGCTGTATACCTGAAGAAGATCGCCCAGATTTTGGTAGAGAAGTACGGCGGAGAGGTACCAAGAAGTATAGAGGAGCTTACAAAGCTACCTGGCATAGGAAGGAAGAGTGCAAACATAATACTTTACAATGCTTTTGGTATCCAAGAGGGCATAGCAGTTGACACCCACGTGGCTAGGGTAGCCCAAAGGCTAGGCCTTACCAAGGAGAAGGACCCAGAGAAGATAGAGCAGGACCTTATGCGGATAGTTCCCAAGGAAGAGTGGGGTAAATTCTCCAACTTGGTCATACTCCTAGGTAGGTACGTTTGCACAGCTCAGAATCCCAAACATTCTAAGTGTCCGCTAGTAGATATATGCCCTTCGGTGAGCCTGTAA
- a CDS encoding phosphatase PAP2 family protein → MVNLETNTVNVWLFYLINHTRHPLLDGFFSWFYIFGKGWVLIPAFMAVLVFYRECTKTFLLSAAIMELLVGTLKYILDQKRPLSLLNDVYTLSERLYHHSFPSGDTATAFLVLAFFYGRVNRYIRLLLLAYALLIAYGRVYSGVHFPIDVFVGALIGIFSYLLSRKLILRSSSANLLSL, encoded by the coding sequence ATGGTGAACTTGGAAACAAACACTGTTAACGTTTGGCTATTCTATCTGATAAATCATACAAGGCATCCACTGCTTGATGGCTTCTTCTCCTGGTTCTACATCTTTGGGAAGGGTTGGGTGCTCATACCTGCCTTTATGGCAGTCTTGGTTTTTTACAGGGAATGTACAAAGACCTTTTTACTTTCTGCAGCCATCATGGAGCTTCTGGTGGGCACCCTTAAGTACATCCTGGACCAGAAGAGACCTCTGTCTTTGCTTAACGATGTCTACACTCTTTCGGAAAGACTCTACCATCATTCCTTTCCTTCTGGTGATACTGCTACGGCCTTTCTCGTGCTGGCTTTCTTCTACGGTAGGGTTAACAGGTACATAAGGCTTCTTCTACTTGCTTATGCCCTACTTATAGCCTATGGGAGGGTGTACTCGGGTGTGCACTTCCCCATTGATGTGTTTGTAGGTGCCCTTATTGGCATATTTTCTTACTTGCTTTCCAGGAAGCTTATTTTAAGGAGCTCTTCTGCCAACCTTCTGTCTTTGTGA
- a CDS encoding prepilin-type N-terminal cleavage/methylation domain-containing protein — protein sequence MKKGFTLVELLVVISIIAILVSLAIPAYLNYARRANATSYVLPILRGCMMDIVSHCSSEPADEAYTDPLTDPRFPNCRNVNTQAGNLQLTVVQIPVCTARGVLSQGRIEGRLGGSDVLVVCTVDTRPFRCFLQ from the coding sequence ATGAAAAAGGGCTTTACCCTTGTAGAGCTTTTGGTAGTTATATCCATCATAGCCATCCTTGTATCCCTTGCCATACCTGCTTACCTTAACTACGCAAGGAGGGCCAACGCCACCTCATACGTGCTTCCCATCCTAAGGGGCTGTATGATGGACATAGTTTCCCATTGCTCTTCAGAGCCAGCTGATGAAGCCTATACGGACCCTCTCACAGATCCAAGGTTTCCCAACTGTAGAAACGTGAACACCCAAGCGGGAAACCTTCAGCTTACAGTCGTGCAGATTCCAGTCTGCACAGCTCGAGGTGTACTCTCTCAGGGTAGGATAGAGGGGAGGCTGGGTGGATCGGACGTGCTGGTGGTCTGTACCGTTGATACAAGACCCTTCAGGTGTTTCCTGCAGTAA
- the rsmA gene encoding 16S rRNA (adenine(1518)-N(6)/adenine(1519)-N(6))-dimethyltransferase RsmA, which translates to MPFGEPVRLKKHLGQHLLVSGGVIKKIVEYAQIEAGDKVVEIGPGTGNLTKALLETPLSELHLVEIDKQMVEKLKQLQDPRLHIHHADATSFDFCLLGKDLKVLGNLPYNVASLILERIVFCKECINFGLFMVQKEVAQKLIEGPSWLGSFIQTFYRIEYLMSVPPKFFVPPPKVTSALIRLTREEKAKIEDLEDYKGFLLKLYSQGRKMLKNKLDVSILERAGIDPKRRTEELSLEEIIRLYHEYHP; encoded by the coding sequence ATGCCCTTCGGTGAGCCTGTAAGGTTAAAAAAGCACCTAGGTCAGCATCTTTTGGTATCGGGAGGAGTCATAAAGAAAATAGTGGAGTATGCCCAGATAGAGGCAGGGGATAAGGTTGTTGAGATAGGTCCAGGTACAGGAAACCTCACAAAAGCACTACTTGAAACTCCTCTTTCTGAGCTACACCTTGTGGAGATAGACAAGCAGATGGTAGAGAAGTTAAAGCAGTTACAAGACCCAAGGCTACACATACACCATGCAGATGCCACAAGCTTTGACTTTTGCCTTCTAGGTAAGGACCTTAAAGTCTTGGGAAACCTCCCCTACAACGTGGCGAGCCTCATACTTGAAAGGATAGTTTTCTGTAAAGAGTGTATAAACTTTGGTCTCTTTATGGTACAGAAAGAAGTGGCCCAAAAGCTCATAGAGGGTCCTTCTTGGCTGGGTAGCTTTATCCAGACTTTTTACCGCATAGAGTATCTCATGAGTGTACCCCCCAAATTCTTCGTTCCACCACCAAAAGTGACCTCTGCCCTCATAAGGCTGACAAGAGAAGAAAAGGCAAAGATAGAAGATCTTGAGGACTACAAGGGTTTTCTCCTAAAGCTCTACTCCCAGGGAAGGAAGATGCTAAAGAACAAGCTCGATGTATCCATCCTTGAAAGGGCAGGCATAGACCCCAAAAGGCGCACGGAAGAACTAAGCTTAGAAGAGATAATAAGGCTTTACCATGAATATCACCCTTAA
- the rpmB gene encoding 50S ribosomal protein L28 produces MAKCYVCGKKTVFGKSVTFSAERNSRTFKPNLQRVRIRLEDGSVRRVYVCTKCLKAGKVVKVVRTGQD; encoded by the coding sequence ATGGCCAAGTGTTATGTATGTGGTAAAAAAACGGTTTTTGGCAAGAGTGTTACCTTCTCGGCGGAGAGGAACAGCAGGACCTTTAAGCCAAACCTTCAGAGAGTGCGCATAAGGTTGGAGGATGGCTCTGTCAGAAGGGTTTACGTGTGCACCAAGTGTTTGAAAGCTGGTAAGGTGGTAAAGGTTGTCAGGACAGGTCAAGACTAG
- the aroC gene encoding chorismate synthase: MPIRFFTAGESHGRGVFCFLEGIPANLDISSEYINRELERRQRGYGRGGRMAIERDRVEFLAGVRFGRTLGSPICMAVWNKDWENWKEKMAPEGEVPDSVVPFTRPRPGHADLSGGIKYNQRDLRNILERASARETVGRVLAGAVCKRFLEEFGIRIGSYVISIGRLSPDIKEEDLLKRHELAESSQVRFPDPRMDDEFIKLIDEAKEKGESLGGVFEVFAVGVPPGLGSHVQWDKRIDGRIAQAMMSIQAIKGVEIGLGFESARRFGSEVHDEIGWNEGYFRYSNNLGGTEGGITNGMPIIVRCAMKPIPTLTKPLRSVDINTKQEVRAGKERSDVVAVPAASIVGEAMLAIILADALLEKLGGDFMEEIKERYQRYLEYVKNF; the protein is encoded by the coding sequence ATGCCCATAAGGTTCTTTACAGCTGGGGAATCCCACGGAAGGGGTGTTTTCTGCTTTTTGGAGGGTATTCCTGCAAACCTTGATATATCATCCGAGTACATAAACAGAGAGCTGGAGAGGAGGCAGAGGGGTTATGGAAGGGGTGGGAGGATGGCCATAGAGAGGGACAGGGTGGAGTTTCTCGCAGGCGTACGCTTTGGCAGGACCCTTGGGAGTCCCATCTGTATGGCCGTTTGGAACAAGGATTGGGAAAACTGGAAGGAGAAGATGGCTCCGGAGGGAGAAGTTCCAGATTCTGTGGTTCCTTTTACAAGACCAAGACCAGGACATGCAGACCTTTCGGGTGGTATAAAGTACAACCAGAGAGATCTAAGGAACATACTGGAGAGAGCTTCAGCAAGAGAGACGGTGGGTAGAGTTCTTGCTGGTGCTGTGTGCAAGAGGTTTTTGGAAGAGTTTGGTATAAGAATAGGTAGCTACGTGATCAGTATAGGTAGGCTATCGCCTGATATAAAAGAGGAGGATCTGTTAAAGAGACATGAGCTTGCAGAAAGCTCTCAGGTACGCTTTCCAGATCCAAGAATGGACGATGAGTTTATAAAGCTCATAGATGAAGCAAAGGAAAAGGGTGAAAGCCTGGGGGGTGTTTTTGAAGTCTTTGCCGTGGGGGTCCCTCCAGGCCTTGGGAGTCATGTCCAATGGGACAAGCGCATAGATGGAAGGATAGCCCAGGCTATGATGAGCATACAGGCCATAAAAGGGGTGGAGATAGGGCTGGGTTTTGAAAGCGCAAGGAGGTTTGGTTCTGAGGTACACGATGAAATAGGTTGGAACGAGGGATACTTTAGGTACTCCAATAACCTGGGTGGTACGGAAGGGGGTATAACCAACGGCATGCCTATAATAGTGAGGTGTGCCATGAAACCCATACCCACTCTTACAAAGCCTTTAAGAAGCGTGGACATAAACACAAAGCAGGAGGTCAGGGCTGGTAAGGAGAGGAGCGATGTGGTTGCTGTACCAGCCGCCTCTATAGTAGGGGAGGCCATGCTTGCCATAATCTTAGCAGATGCTCTCCTTGAAAAACTAGGTGGTGATTTTATGGAAGAGATAAAGGAAAGGTATCAAAGGTACTTAGAGTATGTTAAAAATTTTTGA
- a CDS encoding hemerythrin domain-containing protein — protein sequence MFSITEYLTEEHRECDRIFAEAEGYVKEERWEEAQKSFATFKEETLKHFMREEDVLFPLFEARTGIIHGPTQVMRMEHAQARDLIERMEKALQERDKKSFFSIADTLMILIQQHNMKEEQILYPMCDQHLDPAEVIPKMESV from the coding sequence ATGTTTAGCATCACCGAGTATTTGACTGAAGAACACAGAGAATGCGACCGGATTTTTGCAGAAGCCGAAGGCTACGTAAAGGAAGAAAGATGGGAAGAGGCTCAAAAGAGCTTTGCTACATTCAAGGAAGAGACCCTTAAGCACTTCATGAGGGAAGAGGATGTTCTCTTTCCCTTGTTTGAGGCAAGGACGGGCATAATACATGGTCCTACGCAGGTTATGAGGATGGAGCATGCACAAGCTAGGGATCTCATAGAGCGGATGGAAAAGGCTCTACAGGAGAGGGATAAAAAGAGCTTCTTTTCGATAGCGGATACCTTGATGATACTTATACAGCAGCACAACATGAAAGAAGAACAGATACTCTACCCTATGTGCGACCAGCACCTTGATCCTGCAGAGGTAATACCAAAGATGGAGAGTGTATGA
- the rnhC gene encoding ribonuclease HIII, whose amino-acid sequence MNITLKLPVHYWETVKDLLISHGFTPIRKDYTLWALEKKGQYVHLYPSGILLIQGKDPQGLKEFILGSLPEEKVYRVGCDESGKGDFFGPIVFSCVLVKPENYKRLWELSPKDSKDIKEEEVFRKAELLRPVVDVFTEVLEPKEFNRLYREHRNLNTLMTITYRKLISSIKELLKDKEHTIVIDGYRLRSPFDGGVIFEPDAERHYPEVASASIFARESLLRWLKERNLPKGSSSQAKIKALEIYHKDRRLAEELLKISFLESK is encoded by the coding sequence ATGAATATCACCCTTAAGCTTCCCGTACACTACTGGGAAACAGTCAAGGACCTCCTCATAAGCCATGGCTTTACACCCATACGGAAGGATTACACCCTTTGGGCTCTTGAGAAGAAGGGACAGTATGTACACCTCTATCCTTCTGGAATCCTCCTCATACAGGGAAAGGATCCACAGGGACTTAAGGAGTTTATACTCGGTAGTCTACCGGAAGAGAAGGTATACAGGGTCGGATGCGACGAATCTGGTAAAGGGGACTTCTTTGGACCCATAGTCTTTAGCTGCGTATTGGTAAAGCCTGAGAACTACAAAAGGCTTTGGGAGCTTTCACCAAAGGACTCTAAGGACATAAAGGAAGAGGAAGTCTTTAGAAAAGCTGAACTTTTAAGGCCCGTGGTGGATGTGTTTACAGAGGTCTTAGAACCCAAGGAGTTCAACAGGCTCTACAGGGAACATAGGAACCTAAACACCCTTATGACCATCACCTACAGGAAACTCATAAGTAGTATCAAGGAGCTCCTTAAAGACAAGGAGCACACTATAGTGATAGATGGTTATAGACTAAGATCTCCCTTTGATGGAGGTGTTATCTTTGAACCTGATGCTGAAAGGCATTATCCAGAAGTGGCAAGCGCTAGCATATTCGCGAGGGAGAGTCTTTTAAGATGGCTAAAGGAAAGGAATCTTCCAAAGGGATCAAGCAGCCAAGCAAAGATAAAAGCCTTAGAGATCTATCACAAAGACAGAAGGTTGGCAGAAGAGCTCCTTAAAATAAGCTTCCTGGAAAGCAAGTAA
- a CDS encoding radical SAM protein: MKLLSERKSPLNRVFVYQLEDGYRVESVFYRGDTLCVSTQVGCAVGCPFCLSGKDGLLRNLSSREIYLQYALLKDALPIRRIAIAGIGEPLMNIRNVVEAFWMFKKEGLKVSFYTSGHPVRHLPYVLTLPHSGLTVSLHAVRDEVRRRLLPHAGSLSELLKALRDSLSSVSKKKRKKVSLGYLLLKGVNDSEEDLTELARLAKSLDVSVTLLYYNNTVSAFEETGQEEYERAFLLLRSMGVRVTLSTRFRKDPLGGCGTLVVNRTL; encoded by the coding sequence ATGAAGTTGCTCTCTGAACGCAAAAGCCCCTTGAACAGAGTCTTTGTCTACCAACTTGAGGATGGTTACAGGGTGGAGTCTGTCTTTTACAGGGGGGATACCCTCTGTGTTTCTACACAGGTAGGTTGTGCTGTAGGTTGTCCCTTCTGCCTCTCAGGCAAGGATGGTCTTCTTAGGAACCTAAGCTCACGAGAGATATACCTACAGTATGCCCTCCTTAAGGATGCGCTGCCCATAAGAAGAATAGCTATAGCCGGTATAGGCGAGCCGCTTATGAACATCAGGAACGTGGTTGAGGCCTTCTGGATGTTTAAGAAGGAGGGCCTTAAGGTATCCTTCTACACCTCAGGCCACCCTGTAAGGCACCTGCCCTATGTCCTTACACTGCCCCACAGTGGCCTTACCGTATCCCTTCATGCAGTTAGGGATGAGGTAAGGAGAAGGTTGCTGCCGCATGCAGGTAGTTTATCGGAACTCCTAAAGGCTCTAAGAGATTCTCTTTCAAGCGTGTCTAAGAAGAAGAGAAAGAAGGTCTCCCTTGGGTATCTACTTCTAAAAGGAGTGAACGACTCGGAGGAAGACCTTACTGAGCTTGCGAGATTGGCCAAGAGTCTGGATGTGTCTGTAACCCTTCTGTACTACAACAACACTGTAAGCGCCTTTGAGGAAACTGGTCAGGAAGAGTACGAAAGAGCATTCTTACTTTTGAGATCCATGGGTGTAAGGGTTACCCTTTCAACGCGCTTTAGGAAGGATCCTTTGGGCGGTTGTGGTACGTTAGTGGTTAACAGAACTCTTTAA